From Candidatus Bathyanammoxibius amoris, the proteins below share one genomic window:
- a CDS encoding Hsp20/alpha crystallin family protein, translating to MADIMRWPEVPGFGSLQREMDRLFEDFFRRSGLPARWGPAVDVLETSDSVIVKVELPGVDPKSVDIAVSGENLTIKGEKKEEKEEKGKNFYRVERSYGNFCRTIPLPAAVEADKAKADYKEGVLQVTLPKSDKAKAKRIPIKTD from the coding sequence ATGGCGGATATTATGAGATGGCCGGAAGTGCCTGGTTTTGGTTCCCTGCAGAGGGAGATGGACCGGCTGTTTGAAGACTTCTTCCGCAGGAGTGGGCTGCCGGCACGGTGGGGCCCGGCGGTAGACGTTTTGGAAACGTCCGACAGCGTCATAGTTAAGGTCGAGTTGCCTGGTGTAGACCCGAAGAGCGTGGACATAGCTGTTTCAGGTGAAAACCTGACAATAAAGGGTGAGAAGAAGGAAGAAAAGGAAGAGAAGGGCAAGAACTTCTATAGAGTTGAGAGATCGTACGGGAATTTCTGCCGCACCATACCCCTGCCGGCCGCTGTAGAGGCGGACAAGGCAAAAGCGGATTATAAGGAAGGCGTACTTCAGGTAACGCTTCCAAAGTCTGACAAGGCCAAAGCGAAAAGAATCCCAATAAAGACCGATTAA
- the thpR gene encoding RNA 2',3'-cyclic phosphodiesterase has translation MEKLRTFVAVEIDEAIRKRFGVLQERLKEAGGDVKWVEAGNIHITLKFLGSIEYTDLSLVQEVMQEAVAGLEPFCVRFRGVGAFPRPDRPRVLIVEIQDTSGSLAKINSRLEQGFLEKLGIRKEGRRYSPHLTLGRVKSTKGMDTLVRLVARHCTDDFGQEWIKSVVLMHSQLSPKGPAYTRLESFRLE, from the coding sequence ATGGAAAAACTCAGGACCTTTGTTGCTGTAGAGATAGACGAGGCGATAAGGAAAAGATTCGGGGTCTTACAGGAGAGGCTGAAGGAAGCCGGGGGCGACGTTAAGTGGGTGGAAGCCGGGAACATTCACATCACACTAAAATTCCTCGGCTCTATAGAATACACTGACCTTTCCCTGGTACAGGAAGTAATGCAGGAGGCGGTCGCCGGTCTGGAGCCCTTTTGTGTCAGGTTCAGGGGTGTTGGGGCCTTTCCCAGACCCGACAGGCCTCGGGTGCTAATCGTTGAGATTCAGGACACCTCCGGCAGCCTCGCCAAGATAAACTCCAGGCTCGAACAGGGGTTTCTTGAGAAGTTGGGTATAAGAAAAGAAGGGCGCAGGTATTCACCTCACCTTACCCTGGGCCGCGTAAAATCTACAAAGGGCATGGACACTCTGGTTCGACTTGTTGCGCGGCATTGTACAGATGACTTTGGCCAGGAGTGGATAAAAAGTGTTGTGCTCATGCACAGCCAGTTATCCCCCAAGGGTCCGGCCTATACAAGGCTTGAGAGTTTTCGTTTAGAATAA
- a CDS encoding ABC transporter permease, which translates to MYPVFISLRYLKRRKSCYIAIAAVAISVMTYIVVLSVMSGFDKELRMRIRGTLTNVIILRGGIYGFTDYQDVMERVKKVKHVKACAPFVEGPALMRIRGSKEFAYFRGIDPKLEAEVGKFGTYLKEFGGKPEYLNLRHGENNIYSAFVGVERLRLAPGDPVKDPDSFVPNGEKIVLVTVKGWDKISVKPFIVEGRFQSGMYDYDKTYVYIPLKAAQELTGSLDSVTGISVGLDDYRRSSEIRDELQKMLGSQYFVQTWEDARKTFLRAVQLERRVMAIILLFLLLIAGFCIMAILRMIVFVVAKDIGILKSIGATQTGIMSVFLFNGFIVGVIGSAIGVALGAGIALRVNWMEQQLYGITGWRPFPPEVYYFNEIPVLLNLWDILIITGVAIVLSVLASVYPAMKAARLNPVEVLRYE; encoded by the coding sequence ATGTACCCGGTCTTTATAAGCCTGCGCTACCTCAAGAGAAGAAAGAGTTGCTATATCGCCATCGCGGCGGTGGCAATTAGCGTTATGACGTACATAGTGGTCCTGTCCGTGATGAGCGGCTTTGACAAGGAGCTGCGGATGCGTATCCGGGGGACCCTGACGAATGTAATAATCCTGAGGGGCGGAATTTACGGCTTTACCGACTACCAGGATGTTATGGAGAGGGTAAAAAAGGTAAAACACGTAAAGGCCTGCGCACCGTTTGTGGAGGGTCCCGCGCTTATGAGGATACGGGGCTCCAAGGAGTTTGCGTATTTCAGGGGAATAGACCCCAAGCTGGAGGCGGAGGTCGGAAAATTCGGCACTTACCTGAAGGAGTTCGGCGGCAAACCGGAGTATCTCAACCTGCGCCACGGGGAGAACAATATCTACAGCGCGTTCGTGGGTGTGGAACGCCTGCGGCTCGCGCCGGGTGACCCTGTCAAAGACCCGGACAGCTTCGTGCCCAACGGGGAGAAGATAGTGCTCGTCACCGTTAAGGGCTGGGACAAGATAAGCGTAAAGCCCTTTATCGTGGAAGGCAGGTTCCAGTCCGGCATGTACGACTACGACAAAACCTACGTGTACATCCCGCTGAAGGCTGCGCAGGAATTGACCGGAAGCCTTGACTCTGTGACGGGTATAAGCGTCGGACTGGACGACTACCGCCGTTCCTCGGAAATAAGGGACGAACTGCAGAAGATGCTGGGTTCGCAGTATTTCGTGCAGACATGGGAGGATGCGAGAAAGACCTTCCTGAGGGCGGTACAACTGGAGAGGCGGGTGATGGCCATAATCCTCTTATTTTTACTCCTGATAGCCGGTTTTTGCATCATGGCAATCCTCAGGATGATAGTCTTCGTCGTAGCAAAGGACATCGGGATACTTAAGTCTATCGGCGCCACGCAGACCGGCATAATGAGCGTTTTCCTGTTCAACGGGTTTATCGTAGGAGTTATCGGCTCGGCCATAGGTGTGGCACTCGGTGCCGGGATAGCACTGAGGGTCAACTGGATGGAGCAGCAACTTTACGGCATTACGGGATGGAGGCCATTCCCTCCGGAGGTCTATTATTTTAACGAGATTCCGGTGTTACTGAACCTCTGGGACATATTAATTATTACCGGCGTGGCCATAGTCCTCAGTGTCCTTGCCAGTGTCTACCCCGCGATGAAGGCCGCCAGGCTCAACCCCGTGGAAGTCTTGCGTTACGAGTAG
- the aroC gene encoding chorismate synthase — protein sequence MLRYITAGESHGKCMLAVVEGFPAGVCIDLEAINNELRRRQGGVGRGPRMGIEKDEVEILSGIRKGVTLGSPICMRIENKDSSIDQLPELTSARPGHADLAGAMKYGFHDMRNVLERSSARETAARVAAGALAGTLLNEFGIKAIGYVRGIGGVMDDTPAQDLDPEDIRRLRDSSGTYCLDKGAEERMTKRIKEAADAGDSVGGLIEVTVYGVPPGLGSSAQWDQRLDGRLASAVMSVQAMKGVEIGLGFQVAERPGSEVHDCIYYDEKSRGESLTGGFYRKTNRAGGLEGGVTNGEPVVVRAAMKPIPTLRKSLESVDLSTKKTSPAAAERSDVCAAPAASVVVEAVVSFEIAKAFMEKFGGDSIQETGRNLKGYLKQVRGL from the coding sequence ATGCTTAGATACATAACAGCAGGGGAGTCTCACGGCAAGTGCATGCTGGCCGTGGTGGAGGGATTTCCGGCGGGGGTGTGCATTGACCTTGAGGCGATAAATAACGAACTCAGGCGCCGCCAGGGAGGCGTTGGCAGGGGCCCTAGAATGGGCATCGAAAAGGATGAGGTGGAAATCCTCTCCGGCATCAGAAAAGGCGTTACCCTGGGGAGCCCGATATGTATGAGAATAGAGAATAAGGACTCCAGTATTGACCAGCTGCCGGAGCTTACCAGCGCAAGGCCGGGCCACGCCGACCTGGCGGGGGCCATGAAATACGGGTTCCACGACATGCGAAACGTGCTTGAGCGGTCGAGCGCCAGAGAGACGGCGGCACGGGTGGCGGCAGGGGCCCTGGCCGGGACCCTGCTCAACGAGTTTGGAATCAAGGCCATTGGTTACGTCAGGGGGATTGGCGGCGTCATGGACGATACCCCGGCGCAGGATTTAGACCCGGAAGATATCCGGAGGCTCAGGGACTCAAGCGGTACCTACTGCCTTGACAAAGGGGCGGAGGAACGGATGACGAAGAGGATTAAAGAGGCAGCGGATGCCGGTGACTCAGTGGGCGGGTTGATAGAGGTGACGGTGTACGGTGTCCCGCCGGGACTGGGCAGCAGTGCGCAGTGGGACCAGAGGCTTGACGGCAGGCTCGCCTCTGCGGTTATGTCGGTCCAGGCCATGAAGGGTGTCGAGATAGGGCTTGGCTTTCAGGTAGCTGAGAGACCGGGTTCGGAGGTGCATGACTGCATATACTACGACGAAAAGTCCCGTGGTGAGAGCCTGACCGGGGGCTTTTACCGGAAGACTAACCGGGCCGGCGGGCTTGAAGGCGGAGTGACAAACGGAGAGCCCGTGGTCGTCAGGGCGGCGATGAAGCCAATACCTACCCTGCGCAAGTCGCTGGAGTCGGTGGACCTGAGTACAAAAAAGACCTCTCCGGCGGCCGCCGAGCGTTCCGACGTGTGTGCGGCGCCTGCGGCGTCGGTAGTGGTGGAAGCTGTCGTAAGTTTTGAGATTGCAAAGGCTTTTATGGAGAAATTCGGTGGCGATTCGATTCAGGAAACCGGGAGGAACCTGAAGGGCTACCTGAAACAGGTGCGCGGTCTCTGA
- the trpS gene encoding tryptophan--tRNA ligase: MKKRLFSGIQPTGEVHIGNYLGAIKNWVKLLDKYDCIFSIVDYHAITVEHNPDDMSKKILQVATADIAAGLDPERCTMFVQSHVPEHVELAWILNTVTPIGHLERMTQFKDKAQQQRENVNAGLFVYPILQAADILLYKAEVVPVGEDQLQHLELSREIVRKFNRRYGNIFPEPKELLSDAPRIMGLDAANKMSKSMNNYIGITESPEAIWKKLSVAVTDPARIKRSDPGTPEICNIYHLHKYFSSDEEIDWAADGCRTAGIGCLECKKVLSDNIIRELAPMRQKAKELDNDPGYVLNVLKRGAERCRELAHTTMKEVRSSMGLNLSVYPKQSKT, translated from the coding sequence ATGAAAAAGAGACTCTTCAGCGGTATCCAACCCACGGGTGAAGTACATATAGGTAACTACCTGGGGGCAATAAAGAACTGGGTCAAACTGCTCGACAAATACGACTGTATCTTCTCCATCGTCGACTACCACGCTATAACCGTGGAGCACAACCCCGATGACATGTCGAAGAAGATACTCCAGGTGGCGACTGCGGACATAGCCGCAGGACTTGACCCTGAACGCTGCACCATGTTTGTCCAGTCCCACGTGCCCGAACATGTCGAGCTGGCATGGATACTTAACACCGTCACACCCATAGGCCATCTCGAGCGCATGACCCAGTTCAAGGACAAGGCGCAGCAACAAAGGGAAAACGTAAACGCGGGACTGTTCGTTTACCCTATACTCCAGGCGGCCGACATACTCCTCTACAAGGCGGAGGTCGTGCCCGTGGGAGAAGACCAGCTCCAGCACCTTGAACTCTCAAGGGAAATAGTCCGGAAATTTAACAGACGCTACGGCAATATATTCCCTGAACCCAAGGAACTCCTTTCAGACGCACCAAGGATTATGGGCCTCGACGCCGCGAACAAGATGAGTAAGAGCATGAACAATTATATCGGCATCACTGAATCACCTGAGGCCATATGGAAAAAACTCTCGGTGGCGGTAACCGACCCGGCAAGGATAAAGCGTTCCGATCCCGGCACTCCAGAGATCTGCAACATCTACCACCTTCACAAATATTTCTCCTCGGACGAAGAGATTGACTGGGCCGCGGACGGCTGCAGGACGGCCGGAATCGGGTGCCTGGAATGCAAAAAAGTCCTGTCCGACAACATAATCCGGGAACTTGCGCCGATGAGACAAAAGGCAAAGGAACTGGACAACGACCCCGGCTACGTGCTGAACGTCCTGAAACGTGGCGCGGAGAGGTGTAGAGAGCTCGCCCACACAACTATGAAGGAGGTACGTTCGAGCATGGGACTAAACCTCAGCGTTTACCCAAAACAGTCCAAGACGTGA